A genomic window from Flavobacterium johnsoniae includes:
- the prfH gene encoding peptide chain release factor H, with the protein MERIIQITAGRGPAECTWVVAQVLKKVLEEAQDQNLDVVLLQREKGEENGTIETASISVKGKNADQFVKSWIGTIQWIGQSQFRKMHKRKNWFIGVFEIEQQKNELVSGNDIQYQAMRSSGAGGQHVNKVSSAIRATHIPTGIAVVAMDSRSQHQNKKLATERLLKKLEDEKLVQLKNHVGKQWENQLNVERGNPVRVFTGSDFKKNKIEKSYKGTRQKLKNDLRNENN; encoded by the coding sequence AAGTGCTTAAAAAAGTTTTGGAAGAAGCTCAAGACCAAAATTTAGATGTGGTTTTACTGCAAAGAGAGAAAGGAGAAGAGAACGGAACTATTGAAACCGCATCGATTTCTGTAAAAGGAAAAAATGCAGATCAATTTGTGAAATCTTGGATAGGAACGATTCAATGGATTGGGCAGAGTCAGTTTAGGAAAATGCATAAACGGAAAAACTGGTTTATTGGAGTTTTTGAAATTGAACAGCAAAAGAATGAATTGGTTTCAGGAAATGATATTCAATATCAAGCTATGAGAAGTTCAGGAGCAGGAGGTCAGCATGTGAACAAAGTGAGTTCGGCAATTCGTGCGACGCATATTCCAACAGGAATTGCAGTTGTGGCAATGGATAGCCGTTCGCAACACCAAAACAAAAAACTGGCAACAGAAAGATTATTAAAAAAACTTGAAGACGAGAAGCTTGTTCAGCTTAAAAATCATGTGGGAAAACAATGGGAGAATCAACTGAATGTTGAAAGAGGAAATCCTGTTAGAGTTTTTACTGGAAGTGATTTTAAAAAGAATAAAATCGAGAAAAGCTACAAAGGAACTCGTCAAAAATTAAAAAACGATTTACGAAATGAAAACAATTGA